The genomic segment CGGTCCAAAGTTTGACCAGACTGTTGAGCTTGCTATGAAGCTTGGAGTAGATCCAAAGTATGCAGACCAGATGGTAAGAGGCTCGGTTGTGCTTCCCAACGGCTTAGGTAGAGAGCTTAAAGTTTTGGTTTTGGCAGAAGGTGAAACGCAAAGACTTGCAAAGGAAGCCGGTGCAGACTATGTAGGTGGAGAGGATCTGATAAACAAGATAATAAAGGAAGAGTGGGTGGATTACGATGTTGTCATAGCCACTCCCGATATTATGCCCAAAGTGGCAAAGTTGGGTAAAATACTGGGACCAAGGGGTCTTATGCCAAACCCGAAAACTGGCACCGTTACTACAAACGTAAAACAAGCTATAGAGGAGGCTAAAAAAGGTAGAGTGGAGTTTAAGGTAGACAAAACTGGCAACGTGCACATGCCAGTCGGTAAGGTTTCTTTTGAGGATGCAAAGTTAATTGAAAATATTTACGCTGCTATTGATGCGGTTGTAAAGGCAAAGCCTGCTGGTGCCAAGGGCCAGTACATTAGAAGTATAACTCTTTCTGGGACCATGTCTCCAGGTGTGAAAGTGGACATAAGCACAACGCTTAGAAAGTTGCAGGAGGCGGTTGCATGAGAAAGGCGTGGGTATTAAAAGCAGAATTGGTGGATGGTTACAAAGATAGGATAGGTAGGTCTAATCTGGTAATATTCTTCAACTATTCGGGCATAGATGCCTCGCCTCTTACTAAACTTAGAGCTGAGCTCAAAAGCATGAACGCAGAGCTTTTGGTAGGAAAAAACACACTGTTTTACAGAGCATTTATGCAAACTCCTGTGGCGGACCACAGGGAGGTGTTAGTAGGTCCCACCGCTTTGGTTTTTGCTTATGGTGATCCTGTGGTTGTTGCAAAGAAGGTCTTTGAGGTTTCCAAGGAATTAAACAAAGAAAACCCCATAGCGAGCATAAAGGGTGGGTTTATGTCCGGAAAGTTTCTGAAACCACAGGATATACAGGCTCTTGCGGAATTACCCCCAAGGGAGGTGCTCATATCCAAACTTATGGGCACACTGCAAGCACCTCTGATGAACTTTATAATGGCACTCAAGAGCATTCCCCAGAAGTTAGTTCTTACTTTAAAAGCAATAGAAGAGAAAAAATCCCAATAAGGAGGTATAAACATGCCGACTATTAGCATTGAAGAGATAGTAGAGGCCATAGGCAACATGACAGTTTTGGAAGTTGCCGAGCTGGTCAAAAAACTGGAGGAGAAGTTCGGCGTTTCTGCAGCTGCTATGGTGGCAGCTGCGCCAGTGGCAGCAGGAGCTACTGCAGGTCCAGCTCCAGCAGCAGAAGAGAAGACAGAATTTACCGTAATTCTCAAAAATCCTGGTGCTAATAAGATAAACGTAATAAAGGTCGTGAGGGAGATAACTGGTTTGGGTCTAAAAGAGGCAAAGGACTTGGTAGATGGTGCTCCCAAACCTGTAAAGGAGGCAATTCCAAAGGAGGAAGCGGAAAAAATAGCCAAAAAGCTTCAGGAAGCAGGGGCAGAAGTAGAGATAAAGTGATTATTTGTAAGAGTAAGCTTTTTTGCAAGCTAGTACCCCCTACCTGTAAAGGGGGTATTTTGTTTTTTCCCCCATCCTATGGCATACTTTTAAGTTTAACCCTAAAAATTTAGTAGAGGTAAAGGCATGAAGAAGAACATCGCTCTTCCAAGAAAGTTCTTTGGTAAAAGAGAAGAGCTAATCAATCCTCCACACCTTCTTACAGTTCCCAAAGAGTCTTTTGAATCTTTCATACAGTTCAAAAAAGCCCCTCACAGCAGGGAACTGAAAGGGTTGGAGTACCTGTTTAGAACGTCCTTTCCCATGAAAGACCCAGATGAAAAGATTACCATAGAATACTTAGGATATGAAATTGGCGATTGGGAGTGTAA from the Thermocrinis sp. genome contains:
- the rplA gene encoding 50S ribosomal protein L1; its protein translation is MKRGKRYAKCIQLYDKNRLYSVEEAVGLLKKMQAECGPKFDQTVELAMKLGVDPKYADQMVRGSVVLPNGLGRELKVLVLAEGETQRLAKEAGADYVGGEDLINKIIKEEWVDYDVVIATPDIMPKVAKLGKILGPRGLMPNPKTGTVTTNVKQAIEEAKKGRVEFKVDKTGNVHMPVGKVSFEDAKLIENIYAAIDAVVKAKPAGAKGQYIRSITLSGTMSPGVKVDISTTLRKLQEAVA
- the rplJ gene encoding 50S ribosomal protein L10; translated protein: MRKAWVLKAELVDGYKDRIGRSNLVIFFNYSGIDASPLTKLRAELKSMNAELLVGKNTLFYRAFMQTPVADHREVLVGPTALVFAYGDPVVVAKKVFEVSKELNKENPIASIKGGFMSGKFLKPQDIQALAELPPREVLISKLMGTLQAPLMNFIMALKSIPQKLVLTLKAIEEKKSQ
- the rplL gene encoding 50S ribosomal protein L7/L12; translated protein: MPTISIEEIVEAIGNMTVLEVAELVKKLEEKFGVSAAAMVAAAPVAAGATAGPAPAAEEKTEFTVILKNPGANKINVIKVVREITGLGLKEAKDLVDGAPKPVKEAIPKEEAEKIAKKLQEAGAEVEIK